In one window of Hevea brasiliensis isolate MT/VB/25A 57/8 chromosome 10, ASM3005281v1, whole genome shotgun sequence DNA:
- the LOC131169376 gene encoding uncharacterized protein LOC131169376: MDPLKYLFEVPTLVGKLAKWLVLLSEFDIVYETRKTIKGRVVAEFLSENPVNEGEEVETAFPDESLKLIEVQPWKMYFDGAMNKSGAEYEACICGLEALIAVGAKKVEVFGDSMLVVSHVKGEWELKEEKLRPYLEYAKKLLFSFEEVTMKHMPRAQNQIADALATLASLWEKGDRCDHRLS, from the exons ATGGATCCTTTAAAGTACCTATTTGAAGTACCGACGCTAGTTGGAAAATTGGCCAAATGGTTGGTCCTATTGTCTGAATTTGATATTGTGTATGAGACTCGAAAAACCATTAAAGGGCGTGTAGTGGCCGAATTTCTTtctgaaaatccagttaatgaAGGGGAAGAAGTCGAAACAGCCTTCCCGGATGAGAGTCTCAAGCTAATAGAGGTCCAGCCATGGAAAATGTACTTTGATGGGGCCATGAATAAGAGCGGAGCCG AATATGAGGCTTGCATTTGTGGCCTGGAGGCATTAATAGCTGTTGGGGCTAAAAAAGTGGAGGTGTTCGGAGATTCAATGCTAGTGGTTTCCCATGTTAAAGGTGAAtgggaattgaaagaagaaaagttgaggccATACCTGGAGTATGCTAAGAAACTATTATTTAGCTTTGAGGAAGTGACAATGAAGCACATGCCTAGAGCTCAGAACCAGATAGCTGATGCTCTAGCCACGCTGGCATCCTTATGGGAGAAGGGTGATCGGTGTGACCACAGATTATCTTGA